The following are encoded together in the Chaetodon trifascialis isolate fChaTrf1 chromosome 3, fChaTrf1.hap1, whole genome shotgun sequence genome:
- the ncoa5 gene encoding nuclear receptor coactivator 5 isoform X2, translated as MSHRRSRSPSPGRYSRSCNSNDPRDLERRIFVGNLPTSDMEKKDLEELFSPYGKIVGVSMFRGFGFVQFERVEEAEAAKAAQKGRIYKGYKIDVNMAVERRQAKPQSQQSPPRRALYSSYGDSKEPRPRSRSPVYGRDGREPRNGRDGREPRDSRDGRDSAREPRSGGHSRDPDYRYRSSESRDKDLRGDPRDPAYSRDDYDRYYRSGAEDFYRRKDEPYRDPYRDPWNGRREPEDDRARPEERRRNELYRQYYEELQRRYDTDRPVDCSVIVVNKAQKEYAETVGRKVRDLGMVVDLIFLNTEVSLTQALEDVGRARTPFAIIITQQHQVHRSCTVNILFGTPQEHRNMPMQDAMMLVAHNYDTYKVENREKEREEIARKAAKMADDVLVREPDRESHPISVLTAITLLSENRFVTPEELDSLIGYLKEKRARLLRSTANPLTAAVHVAAPAAVHHDIPPSAAGLPPPSHSTHTAPQPTHLGPPVSSSASVNPSHQQELQAKILSLFNSGSGTSAGVGAPSAVPQQQAYGSLGPPPSQNPPPVNMSGPPLSGSQGYGTPPGRLPLVASGQRPPSSTSGINFDNPSVQKALDTLIQSGPSLAPLVSAAVSQQQAPRPATGMGQVPTMSMYPRHY; from the exons ATGTCTCACCGAAGAAGCCGGAGCCCATCACCAGGGCGTTATTCACGCTCCTGCAACAGTAATGATCCGAGAGATTTGGAGAGACGGATTTTTGTTGGGAATTTGCCGACCTCCGACATGGAAAAGAAGGATTTGGAAGAACTGTTCAGTCCATACGGGAAGATAGTCG GCGTATCCATGTTTCGTGGGTTCGGATTTGTACAATTTGAACGCGTtgaagaagctgaagctgcAAAGGCGGCCCAAAAAGGTCGAATATATAAAGGTTATAAAATAG atgtAAATATGGCAGTGGAGCGACGGCAAGCTAAACCTCAATCCCAGCAGAGCCCTCCACGAAG GGCCTTGTACAGCAGTTATGGGGACAGCAAAGAGCCCCGGCCTCGTTCCCGTTCCCCAGTTTATGGGCGTGATGGTCGTGAGCCTCGGAACGGCCGTGATGGACGCGAGCCTCGGGACAGCCGTGATGGACGGGACTCAGCTCGAGAGCCAAGGTCGGGTGGCCACTCTCGTGACCCCGATTACCGGTACCGTagctcagagagcagagacaaggACCTCAGAGGTGACCCGCGGGACCCTGCATACAG CAGAGATGACTATGACCGGTACTACCGCAGCGGTGCTGAAGACTTTTACAGGAGGAAGGATGAACCCTACAGGGACCCTTACAGAGATCCCTGGAATGGACGCCGTGAGCCAGAGG ATGATCGTGCTCGACCAGAAGAGCGGCGGCGTAATGAATTGTATCGACAGTACTACGAAGAGCTGCAGCGGCGCTACGACACCGACCGTCCTGTTGACTGCTCTGTGATCGTGGTCAACAAGGCCCAAAA GGAGTATGCTGAGACAGTCGGGCGGAAAGTCCGTGATTTGGGCATGGTGGTGGATCTGATCTTCCTCAACACAGAAGTGTCACTAACCCAGGCCCTGGAGGACGTAGGCCGAGCCCGCACTCCCTTTGCCATCATCATTACCCAGCAGCACCAGGTCCACCGATCCTGCACTGTCAACATCTTGTTCGGCACACCGCAAG aGCATCGAAACATGCCAATGCAGGACGCCATGATGCTGGTTGCCCACAACTACGACACCTACAAAGTGGAAAATCGTGAAAAGGAGCGAGAGGAGATTGCCAGAAAGGCTGCCAAGATGGCGGACGATGTGTTAGTCAGGGAGCCTGACAGGGAGAGCCACCCAATATCTGTGCTCACTGCcatcacactgctgtctgaaaaCAG GTTTGTCACACCAGAGGAGCTGGATAGTCTCATTGGGTACCTGAAGGAGAAAAGAGCCCGGCTGCTACGCAGCACTGCCAACCCTCTTACAG CTGCAGTCCATgttgcagctcctgcagcagtcCACCACGACATTCCACCCTCTGCTGCAGGACTGCCTCCTCCATCCCATTCTACTCACACAGCCCCGCAGCCCACCCACCTCGGCCCGCCCGTGAGCTCAAGCGCCTCGGTCAACCCCAGCcatcagcaggagctgcaggctaAAATCCTCAGCCTGTTCAACAGTGGCAGTGGGACGTCAGCAGGCGTTGGAGCTCCGTCTGCTGTCCCCCAGCAGCAGGCCTATGGCTCTCTTGGCCCACCCCCTTCCCAGAACCCACCTCCTGTAAACATGTCTGGCCCTCCTCTATCTGGATCCCAGGGTTATGGCACCCCACCGGGCCGCTTGCCACTTGTGGCCAGTGGTCAGAGACCGCCCAGCTCTACTTCAGGTATCAATTTTGACAACCCGAGTGTACAGAAAGCTCTGGACACACTCATTCAGAGCGGACCGTCTCTCGCCCCCTTAGTGAGCGCTGCTGTCTCTCAGCAACAGGCCCCCAGGCCAGCAACGGGCATGGGCCAGGTTCCAACTATGTCCATGTATCCGCGACATTACTGA
- the ncoa5 gene encoding nuclear receptor coactivator 5 isoform X3, whose amino-acid sequence MSHRRSRSPSPGRYSRSCNSNDPRDLERRIFVGNLPTSDMEKKDLEELFSPYGKIVGVSMFRGFGFVQFERVEEAEAAKAAQKGRIYKGYKIDVNMAVERRQAKPQSQQSPPRRALYSSYGDSKEPRPRSRSPVYGRDGREPRNGRDGREPRDSRDGRDSAREPRSGGHSRDPDYRYRSSESRDKDLRGDPRDPAYRDDYDRYYRSGAEDFYRRKDEPYRDPYRDPWNGRREPEDDRARPEERRRNELYRQYYEELQRRYDTDRPVDCSVIVVNKAQNREYAETVGRKVRDLGMVVDLIFLNTEVSLTQALEDVGRARTPFAIIITQQHQVHRSCTVNILFGTPQEHRNMPMQDAMMLVAHNYDTYKVENREKEREEIARKAAKMADDVLVREPDRESHPISVLTAITLLSENRFVTPEELDSLIGYLKEKRARLLRSTANPLTAAVHVAAPAAVHHDIPPSAAGLPPPSHSTHTAPQPTHLGPPVSSSASVNPSHQQELQAKILSLFNSGSGTSAGVGAPSAVPQQQAYGSLGPPPSQNPPPVNMSGPPLSGSQGYGTPPGRLPLVASGQRPPSSTSGINFDNPSVQKALDTLIQSGPSLAPLVSAAVSQQQAPRPATGMGQVPTMSMYPRHY is encoded by the exons ATGTCTCACCGAAGAAGCCGGAGCCCATCACCAGGGCGTTATTCACGCTCCTGCAACAGTAATGATCCGAGAGATTTGGAGAGACGGATTTTTGTTGGGAATTTGCCGACCTCCGACATGGAAAAGAAGGATTTGGAAGAACTGTTCAGTCCATACGGGAAGATAGTCG GCGTATCCATGTTTCGTGGGTTCGGATTTGTACAATTTGAACGCGTtgaagaagctgaagctgcAAAGGCGGCCCAAAAAGGTCGAATATATAAAGGTTATAAAATAG atgtAAATATGGCAGTGGAGCGACGGCAAGCTAAACCTCAATCCCAGCAGAGCCCTCCACGAAG GGCCTTGTACAGCAGTTATGGGGACAGCAAAGAGCCCCGGCCTCGTTCCCGTTCCCCAGTTTATGGGCGTGATGGTCGTGAGCCTCGGAACGGCCGTGATGGACGCGAGCCTCGGGACAGCCGTGATGGACGGGACTCAGCTCGAGAGCCAAGGTCGGGTGGCCACTCTCGTGACCCCGATTACCGGTACCGTagctcagagagcagagacaaggACCTCAGAGGTGACCCGCGGGACCCTGCATACAG AGATGACTATGACCGGTACTACCGCAGCGGTGCTGAAGACTTTTACAGGAGGAAGGATGAACCCTACAGGGACCCTTACAGAGATCCCTGGAATGGACGCCGTGAGCCAGAGG ATGATCGTGCTCGACCAGAAGAGCGGCGGCGTAATGAATTGTATCGACAGTACTACGAAGAGCTGCAGCGGCGCTACGACACCGACCGTCCTGTTGACTGCTCTGTGATCGTGGTCAACAAGGCCCAAAA TAGGGAGTATGCTGAGACAGTCGGGCGGAAAGTCCGTGATTTGGGCATGGTGGTGGATCTGATCTTCCTCAACACAGAAGTGTCACTAACCCAGGCCCTGGAGGACGTAGGCCGAGCCCGCACTCCCTTTGCCATCATCATTACCCAGCAGCACCAGGTCCACCGATCCTGCACTGTCAACATCTTGTTCGGCACACCGCAAG aGCATCGAAACATGCCAATGCAGGACGCCATGATGCTGGTTGCCCACAACTACGACACCTACAAAGTGGAAAATCGTGAAAAGGAGCGAGAGGAGATTGCCAGAAAGGCTGCCAAGATGGCGGACGATGTGTTAGTCAGGGAGCCTGACAGGGAGAGCCACCCAATATCTGTGCTCACTGCcatcacactgctgtctgaaaaCAG GTTTGTCACACCAGAGGAGCTGGATAGTCTCATTGGGTACCTGAAGGAGAAAAGAGCCCGGCTGCTACGCAGCACTGCCAACCCTCTTACAG CTGCAGTCCATgttgcagctcctgcagcagtcCACCACGACATTCCACCCTCTGCTGCAGGACTGCCTCCTCCATCCCATTCTACTCACACAGCCCCGCAGCCCACCCACCTCGGCCCGCCCGTGAGCTCAAGCGCCTCGGTCAACCCCAGCcatcagcaggagctgcaggctaAAATCCTCAGCCTGTTCAACAGTGGCAGTGGGACGTCAGCAGGCGTTGGAGCTCCGTCTGCTGTCCCCCAGCAGCAGGCCTATGGCTCTCTTGGCCCACCCCCTTCCCAGAACCCACCTCCTGTAAACATGTCTGGCCCTCCTCTATCTGGATCCCAGGGTTATGGCACCCCACCGGGCCGCTTGCCACTTGTGGCCAGTGGTCAGAGACCGCCCAGCTCTACTTCAGGTATCAATTTTGACAACCCGAGTGTACAGAAAGCTCTGGACACACTCATTCAGAGCGGACCGTCTCTCGCCCCCTTAGTGAGCGCTGCTGTCTCTCAGCAACAGGCCCCCAGGCCAGCAACGGGCATGGGCCAGGTTCCAACTATGTCCATGTATCCGCGACATTACTGA
- the ncoa5 gene encoding nuclear receptor coactivator 5 isoform X1 has product MSHRRSRSPSPGRYSRSCNSNDPRDLERRIFVGNLPTSDMEKKDLEELFSPYGKIVGVSMFRGFGFVQFERVEEAEAAKAAQKGRIYKGYKIDVNMAVERRQAKPQSQQSPPRRALYSSYGDSKEPRPRSRSPVYGRDGREPRNGRDGREPRDSRDGRDSAREPRSGGHSRDPDYRYRSSESRDKDLRGDPRDPAYSRDDYDRYYRSGAEDFYRRKDEPYRDPYRDPWNGRREPEDDRARPEERRRNELYRQYYEELQRRYDTDRPVDCSVIVVNKAQNREYAETVGRKVRDLGMVVDLIFLNTEVSLTQALEDVGRARTPFAIIITQQHQVHRSCTVNILFGTPQEHRNMPMQDAMMLVAHNYDTYKVENREKEREEIARKAAKMADDVLVREPDRESHPISVLTAITLLSENRFVTPEELDSLIGYLKEKRARLLRSTANPLTAAVHVAAPAAVHHDIPPSAAGLPPPSHSTHTAPQPTHLGPPVSSSASVNPSHQQELQAKILSLFNSGSGTSAGVGAPSAVPQQQAYGSLGPPPSQNPPPVNMSGPPLSGSQGYGTPPGRLPLVASGQRPPSSTSGINFDNPSVQKALDTLIQSGPSLAPLVSAAVSQQQAPRPATGMGQVPTMSMYPRHY; this is encoded by the exons ATGTCTCACCGAAGAAGCCGGAGCCCATCACCAGGGCGTTATTCACGCTCCTGCAACAGTAATGATCCGAGAGATTTGGAGAGACGGATTTTTGTTGGGAATTTGCCGACCTCCGACATGGAAAAGAAGGATTTGGAAGAACTGTTCAGTCCATACGGGAAGATAGTCG GCGTATCCATGTTTCGTGGGTTCGGATTTGTACAATTTGAACGCGTtgaagaagctgaagctgcAAAGGCGGCCCAAAAAGGTCGAATATATAAAGGTTATAAAATAG atgtAAATATGGCAGTGGAGCGACGGCAAGCTAAACCTCAATCCCAGCAGAGCCCTCCACGAAG GGCCTTGTACAGCAGTTATGGGGACAGCAAAGAGCCCCGGCCTCGTTCCCGTTCCCCAGTTTATGGGCGTGATGGTCGTGAGCCTCGGAACGGCCGTGATGGACGCGAGCCTCGGGACAGCCGTGATGGACGGGACTCAGCTCGAGAGCCAAGGTCGGGTGGCCACTCTCGTGACCCCGATTACCGGTACCGTagctcagagagcagagacaaggACCTCAGAGGTGACCCGCGGGACCCTGCATACAG CAGAGATGACTATGACCGGTACTACCGCAGCGGTGCTGAAGACTTTTACAGGAGGAAGGATGAACCCTACAGGGACCCTTACAGAGATCCCTGGAATGGACGCCGTGAGCCAGAGG ATGATCGTGCTCGACCAGAAGAGCGGCGGCGTAATGAATTGTATCGACAGTACTACGAAGAGCTGCAGCGGCGCTACGACACCGACCGTCCTGTTGACTGCTCTGTGATCGTGGTCAACAAGGCCCAAAA TAGGGAGTATGCTGAGACAGTCGGGCGGAAAGTCCGTGATTTGGGCATGGTGGTGGATCTGATCTTCCTCAACACAGAAGTGTCACTAACCCAGGCCCTGGAGGACGTAGGCCGAGCCCGCACTCCCTTTGCCATCATCATTACCCAGCAGCACCAGGTCCACCGATCCTGCACTGTCAACATCTTGTTCGGCACACCGCAAG aGCATCGAAACATGCCAATGCAGGACGCCATGATGCTGGTTGCCCACAACTACGACACCTACAAAGTGGAAAATCGTGAAAAGGAGCGAGAGGAGATTGCCAGAAAGGCTGCCAAGATGGCGGACGATGTGTTAGTCAGGGAGCCTGACAGGGAGAGCCACCCAATATCTGTGCTCACTGCcatcacactgctgtctgaaaaCAG GTTTGTCACACCAGAGGAGCTGGATAGTCTCATTGGGTACCTGAAGGAGAAAAGAGCCCGGCTGCTACGCAGCACTGCCAACCCTCTTACAG CTGCAGTCCATgttgcagctcctgcagcagtcCACCACGACATTCCACCCTCTGCTGCAGGACTGCCTCCTCCATCCCATTCTACTCACACAGCCCCGCAGCCCACCCACCTCGGCCCGCCCGTGAGCTCAAGCGCCTCGGTCAACCCCAGCcatcagcaggagctgcaggctaAAATCCTCAGCCTGTTCAACAGTGGCAGTGGGACGTCAGCAGGCGTTGGAGCTCCGTCTGCTGTCCCCCAGCAGCAGGCCTATGGCTCTCTTGGCCCACCCCCTTCCCAGAACCCACCTCCTGTAAACATGTCTGGCCCTCCTCTATCTGGATCCCAGGGTTATGGCACCCCACCGGGCCGCTTGCCACTTGTGGCCAGTGGTCAGAGACCGCCCAGCTCTACTTCAGGTATCAATTTTGACAACCCGAGTGTACAGAAAGCTCTGGACACACTCATTCAGAGCGGACCGTCTCTCGCCCCCTTAGTGAGCGCTGCTGTCTCTCAGCAACAGGCCCCCAGGCCAGCAACGGGCATGGGCCAGGTTCCAACTATGTCCATGTATCCGCGACATTACTGA
- the ncoa5 gene encoding nuclear receptor coactivator 5 isoform X4 produces MAVERRQAKPQSQQSPPRRALYSSYGDSKEPRPRSRSPVYGRDGREPRNGRDGREPRDSRDGRDSAREPRSGGHSRDPDYRYRSSESRDKDLRGDPRDPAYSRDDYDRYYRSGAEDFYRRKDEPYRDPYRDPWNGRREPEDDRARPEERRRNELYRQYYEELQRRYDTDRPVDCSVIVVNKAQNREYAETVGRKVRDLGMVVDLIFLNTEVSLTQALEDVGRARTPFAIIITQQHQVHRSCTVNILFGTPQEHRNMPMQDAMMLVAHNYDTYKVENREKEREEIARKAAKMADDVLVREPDRESHPISVLTAITLLSENRFVTPEELDSLIGYLKEKRARLLRSTANPLTAAVHVAAPAAVHHDIPPSAAGLPPPSHSTHTAPQPTHLGPPVSSSASVNPSHQQELQAKILSLFNSGSGTSAGVGAPSAVPQQQAYGSLGPPPSQNPPPVNMSGPPLSGSQGYGTPPGRLPLVASGQRPPSSTSGINFDNPSVQKALDTLIQSGPSLAPLVSAAVSQQQAPRPATGMGQVPTMSMYPRHY; encoded by the exons ATGGCAGTGGAGCGACGGCAAGCTAAACCTCAATCCCAGCAGAGCCCTCCACGAAG GGCCTTGTACAGCAGTTATGGGGACAGCAAAGAGCCCCGGCCTCGTTCCCGTTCCCCAGTTTATGGGCGTGATGGTCGTGAGCCTCGGAACGGCCGTGATGGACGCGAGCCTCGGGACAGCCGTGATGGACGGGACTCAGCTCGAGAGCCAAGGTCGGGTGGCCACTCTCGTGACCCCGATTACCGGTACCGTagctcagagagcagagacaaggACCTCAGAGGTGACCCGCGGGACCCTGCATACAG CAGAGATGACTATGACCGGTACTACCGCAGCGGTGCTGAAGACTTTTACAGGAGGAAGGATGAACCCTACAGGGACCCTTACAGAGATCCCTGGAATGGACGCCGTGAGCCAGAGG ATGATCGTGCTCGACCAGAAGAGCGGCGGCGTAATGAATTGTATCGACAGTACTACGAAGAGCTGCAGCGGCGCTACGACACCGACCGTCCTGTTGACTGCTCTGTGATCGTGGTCAACAAGGCCCAAAA TAGGGAGTATGCTGAGACAGTCGGGCGGAAAGTCCGTGATTTGGGCATGGTGGTGGATCTGATCTTCCTCAACACAGAAGTGTCACTAACCCAGGCCCTGGAGGACGTAGGCCGAGCCCGCACTCCCTTTGCCATCATCATTACCCAGCAGCACCAGGTCCACCGATCCTGCACTGTCAACATCTTGTTCGGCACACCGCAAG aGCATCGAAACATGCCAATGCAGGACGCCATGATGCTGGTTGCCCACAACTACGACACCTACAAAGTGGAAAATCGTGAAAAGGAGCGAGAGGAGATTGCCAGAAAGGCTGCCAAGATGGCGGACGATGTGTTAGTCAGGGAGCCTGACAGGGAGAGCCACCCAATATCTGTGCTCACTGCcatcacactgctgtctgaaaaCAG GTTTGTCACACCAGAGGAGCTGGATAGTCTCATTGGGTACCTGAAGGAGAAAAGAGCCCGGCTGCTACGCAGCACTGCCAACCCTCTTACAG CTGCAGTCCATgttgcagctcctgcagcagtcCACCACGACATTCCACCCTCTGCTGCAGGACTGCCTCCTCCATCCCATTCTACTCACACAGCCCCGCAGCCCACCCACCTCGGCCCGCCCGTGAGCTCAAGCGCCTCGGTCAACCCCAGCcatcagcaggagctgcaggctaAAATCCTCAGCCTGTTCAACAGTGGCAGTGGGACGTCAGCAGGCGTTGGAGCTCCGTCTGCTGTCCCCCAGCAGCAGGCCTATGGCTCTCTTGGCCCACCCCCTTCCCAGAACCCACCTCCTGTAAACATGTCTGGCCCTCCTCTATCTGGATCCCAGGGTTATGGCACCCCACCGGGCCGCTTGCCACTTGTGGCCAGTGGTCAGAGACCGCCCAGCTCTACTTCAGGTATCAATTTTGACAACCCGAGTGTACAGAAAGCTCTGGACACACTCATTCAGAGCGGACCGTCTCTCGCCCCCTTAGTGAGCGCTGCTGTCTCTCAGCAACAGGCCCCCAGGCCAGCAACGGGCATGGGCCAGGTTCCAACTATGTCCATGTATCCGCGACATTACTGA